Proteins encoded in a region of the Campylobacter geochelonis genome:
- a CDS encoding DUF448 domain-containing protein, translated as MCVVCKARFTQNSLFRLRIKNFDISTDCDSGRSFYICQKCIKTDEKILKKIMSKFVKTSNLNLEKLKERLLYGGCSHTRNSN; from the coding sequence ATGTGTGTAGTCTGCAAAGCTAGGTTTACTCAAAACTCACTTTTCAGGTTAAGGATAAAAAACTTTGATATTAGCACGGATTGTGATAGCGGGAGAAGTTTCTATATATGTCAAAAGTGTATAAAAACTGATGAGAAAATTTTAAAAAAAATAATGTCTAAATTTGTAAAAACATCAAATTTAAATTTAGAAAAATTGAAGGAGAGACTCTTATATGGCGGATGTTCGCATACACGAAATAGCAACTGA
- a CDS encoding glycoprotease: MSLASPVLIGIYENEILIKTLSSDEKSSEFIIEAIEEILQKYQISEIIYANGPGSFMGIKVAYVILKTLSIVKSCPMYAVSGFELNDNQPIRANKNLSFVLEKDFSISLKKVEPVNFELPQDLSNLNKFDDILPNYIIDAV, translated from the coding sequence ATATCGCTAGCAAGCCCTGTTTTAATAGGAATTTATGAAAACGAAATTCTTATTAAAACGCTTTCTAGCGATGAAAAATCAAGTGAATTTATCATTGAAGCTATCGAAGAAATCCTACAAAAATACCAAATTTCAGAAATCATTTATGCAAACGGACCTGGAAGTTTTATGGGCATAAAAGTTGCTTATGTTATCCTAAAAACGCTTAGTATAGTAAAATCTTGTCCGATGTATGCGGTAAGTGGCTTTGAGTTAAATGACAACCAACCGATTAGAGCAAATAAAAATTTAAGTTTTGTTTTAGAAAAAGATTTTAGCATATCTTTAAAAAAAGTTGAGCCAGTAAATTTCGAACTTCCGCAAGATTTATCAAATTTAAATAAATTTGATGATATACTTCCAAACTACATTATAGACGCAGTTTAG
- a CDS encoding tRNA dihydrouridine synthase → MIDFLNKPLFLAPLAGFSDPPLRSVVKQFGCDVTVSEMISSNALVFENDKTLKMLEKSELETPFIVQIAGSDALVIKKAVEVINKFDGIDGIDLNCGCPVQKVVKQCAGSALLLDLDNLSTILETIRKYSNKKLLSAKIRLGFDEKIPRILAKRVEDAGVDFITVHGRTRSGGYSAKVDYEAILEAKEAVSIPLVANGDISSQNAKFILSATKADGLMIGRGSIGKPWVFHEIKTGDSVDETTKNRIILCHFEEMIKYYGAHGVAIFRKHLHEYSKGLENASSFREEVNHINDCDLMRDKILEFFKI, encoded by the coding sequence ATGATAGATTTTTTAAATAAACCTCTTTTTTTAGCTCCTTTGGCGGGTTTTTCAGATCCGCCACTTCGGAGCGTTGTAAAGCAGTTTGGTTGTGATGTTACGGTTAGCGAGATGATAAGCTCAAATGCTCTTGTGTTTGAAAATGATAAAACGTTAAAAATGCTAGAAAAAAGTGAGCTTGAGACGCCATTTATCGTTCAAATCGCAGGAAGCGACGCTTTGGTTATAAAAAAAGCTGTTGAGGTGATTAACAAATTTGATGGGATTGATGGGATTGATTTAAACTGTGGATGTCCAGTTCAAAAAGTTGTCAAACAATGCGCTGGTTCGGCACTTTTACTTGATCTTGATAACTTATCGACGATACTTGAAACGATTAGAAAATACTCAAACAAAAAGCTACTTAGCGCAAAAATTAGGCTTGGTTTTGATGAGAAAATTCCTAGAATTTTAGCTAAAAGAGTTGAGGACGCTGGAGTGGATTTTATCACAGTTCATGGGCGAACTAGAAGTGGCGGATATAGCGCAAAGGTCGATTATGAGGCGATTTTAGAAGCCAAAGAGGCAGTAAGCATTCCTTTGGTTGCAAATGGAGATATAAGTTCGCAAAATGCTAAATTTATTTTAAGCGCGACAAAAGCTGATGGGCTGATGATAGGGCGAGGAAGTATCGGCAAGCCGTGGGTTTTCCATGAGATAAAAACTGGCGATAGCGTAGATGAAACTACTAAAAACCGCATTATTTTATGTCATTTTGAAGAGATGATAAAATACTATGGAGCGCATGGAGTAGCCATTTTTAGGAAACATTTGCACGAATACTCAAAGGGTTTGGAAAATGCTTCAAGCTTTCGAGAAGAGGTAAATCATATAAATGATTGTGATTTGATGAGAGATAAAATTTTGGAATTTTTTAAAATTTAA
- a CDS encoding prephenate dehydrogenase — MKIGIIGLGLIGGSLGLCLRDMKLITSVSGYDISKENEKLALELGLVDEILSFNQMKEKCDMIFLAIPVEAIISTLQNLKDIDKNTTIVDLGSTKAKILDECPAEIRQNLVAAHPMSGTENSGPSAAFKELLKGAVVVICDDEKTDNLHIKRAVELFSYAGMKIVFMDAKRHDHHAALISHLPHAISFAMVNSVLREENRKNIINLSGGSFSDVSRIAKSSPEMWTDIFKQNKVNLLASISAFKNELDSCTNMMENEEWEKLKEWMYDARVIREFL; from the coding sequence ATGAAAATAGGCATAATAGGACTTGGACTCATAGGCGGTTCTTTAGGGCTTTGTTTGCGAGATATGAAGCTTATAACTTCTGTTAGCGGATATGATATAAGTAAAGAAAATGAAAAGTTAGCGCTAGAGCTTGGTTTAGTCGATGAGATACTAAGTTTTAACCAGATGAAAGAGAAGTGCGACATGATATTTTTAGCCATTCCTGTTGAGGCTATTATATCAACTTTGCAAAATTTAAAAGATATAGATAAAAACACGACTATAGTTGATTTAGGAAGTACAAAAGCTAAAATTTTAGATGAATGCCCAGCGGAAATAAGACAAAATTTAGTAGCAGCCCATCCGATGTCAGGAACAGAAAATTCAGGCCCAAGTGCGGCTTTTAAGGAGCTTTTAAAAGGCGCTGTTGTTGTGATTTGCGATGATGAAAAAACAGATAATTTACATATAAAACGAGCGGTTGAGCTTTTTTCATATGCTGGTATGAAAATCGTCTTTATGGATGCAAAAAGACACGATCATCACGCAGCTTTAATCTCTCATCTACCTCACGCTATAAGTTTTGCTATGGTAAATAGCGTCTTAAGAGAGGAAAACAGAAAAAATATCATCAATCTTTCTGGCGGAAGCTTTTCAGATGTTAGCCGTATCGCAAAATCTTCACCAGAGATGTGGACTGATATTTTTAAGCAAAACAAGGTAAATTTGTTAGCTTCTATAAGTGCTTTTAAAAACGAGCTTGACTCATGCACAAATATGATGGAAAACGAAGAGTGGGAAAAGCTAAAAGAGTGGATGTATGATGCAAGGGTTATAAGAGAATTCTTGTGA
- the dksA gene encoding RNA polymerase-binding protein DksA: MKKSELEFFKKMLEERRVQIVKNINVSANEINELRESGAVDEFDMASINSDSNLEYSISAKQREELYDIDISLSKIKNGTYGICEMCEEEISVARLKAKPNAKLCISCKEISEKNKV, translated from the coding sequence GTGAAGAAAAGTGAGCTTGAATTTTTTAAAAAGATGCTTGAAGAGCGGCGAGTTCAAATAGTTAAGAACATAAATGTCTCTGCAAATGAGATAAATGAGCTAAGAGAGAGTGGGGCTGTTGATGAGTTTGACATGGCAAGTATAAACAGCGACTCAAATTTAGAATACTCTATAAGCGCCAAACAAAGAGAAGAGCTTTATGATATCGATATATCTTTATCTAAGATAAAAAATGGAACATATGGAATTTGCGAAATGTGTGAAGAGGAGATTAGCGTGGCGAGGCTTAAAGCAAAACCAAATGCTAAACTTTGTATATCTTGCAAGGAAATTTCAGAAAAAAATAAGGTTTAG
- a CDS encoding 23S rRNA (pseudouridine(1915)-N(3))-methyltransferase RlmH: protein MEISVYSIQKNSDEFKEQILEYIKMSKKYAKINDTTIFNDKIAKAQAKSKDESLLAYDSIYEPKIKGFCIALDESGDMLDSKEFAQLISSKSQISFFIGGAYGLSGEFKKKMDRIVSLSRLTLAHKIAKLMLHEQIFRGLCINANHPYHK from the coding sequence TTGGAGATATCGGTATACTCTATACAAAAAAATAGCGATGAGTTCAAAGAGCAAATTTTAGAGTATATAAAGATGTCAAAAAAGTATGCTAAGATAAACGATACTACCATTTTTAACGATAAGATAGCAAAAGCACAAGCAAAGTCAAAAGATGAGTCTTTGCTTGCTTATGATAGTATTTATGAGCCAAAAATCAAAGGTTTTTGCATAGCACTTGATGAGAGTGGAGATATGCTAGATAGCAAAGAATTTGCACAACTTATCTCATCAAAAAGCCAAATTTCGTTTTTTATAGGTGGGGCGTATGGGCTTAGTGGTGAATTTAAGAAAAAAATGGATAGAATAGTAAGCTTAAGTAGGCTAACTTTAGCACATAAAATAGCCAAACTTATGCTACATGAGCAGATTTTTAGGGGACTTTGCATAAATGCAAATCACCCATATCATAAATAA
- the thrB gene encoding homoserine kinase has protein sequence MKIIVPATSANLGPGFDALGLSLKLYNEIEITPQSFTCISIKGEGSKKNSIKKNNSFVNIFNEIYLSLVGKTDDFKFSFTNNIPFSRGLGSSSSVVIGAIAAAYEMAGFKVDRNTILNKAVFYENHPDNIAPATFGGFTSSIIENSKVYTQKANLSDDIKAVVVIPDKAMSTNDSRNKLPKHYSMKDTVSNLAHAAFLTSCFIKQDYDSLRIASKDMMHENLRMQSLPELFDVRNIAYKNGALMSTLSGSGSTFLNIAYKKDAPNLQKQLAENFKDFRVEILDFDNDGFKIISKS, from the coding sequence ATGAAGATTATAGTACCAGCAACGAGTGCAAATTTAGGACCGGGTTTTGATGCGTTAGGGCTTAGTTTAAAGCTATATAACGAGATTGAGATTACGCCACAAAGCTTTACTTGTATATCGATTAAAGGCGAGGGCAGCAAAAAAAACTCGATTAAGAAAAACAACTCATTTGTCAATATTTTTAACGAAATTTATCTCTCACTTGTTGGGAAAACAGATGATTTTAAATTCTCATTTACAAACAACATCCCATTTTCGCGTGGTCTTGGAAGTAGCTCTTCTGTGGTTATCGGCGCGATTGCAGCTGCTTATGAGATGGCTGGATTTAAAGTCGATAGAAATACGATATTAAACAAAGCAGTTTTTTACGAAAACCACCCAGATAACATCGCTCCAGCGACTTTTGGCGGTTTTACGTCTAGTATTATTGAAAATTCAAAAGTCTACACACAAAAAGCAAATTTAAGCGATGATATAAAAGCAGTCGTAGTTATACCAGATAAAGCGATGTCTACAAATGACTCAAGAAACAAGCTTCCTAAACACTACTCTATGAAAGATACAGTTTCAAATTTAGCCCACGCGGCGTTTCTAACATCTTGCTTTATAAAACAAGATTATGACAGTTTAAGAATTGCTTCAAAAGATATGATGCATGAAAATTTACGTATGCAAAGCCTACCAGAGCTTTTTGATGTGCGAAATATCGCTTATAAAAATGGCGCTTTAATGAGCACGCTTTCGGGCAGTGGCTCGACATTTTTAAATATCGCTTATAAAAAAGATGCACCAAATTTACAAAAACAGCTAGCAGAAAATTTTAAAGATTTTAGAGTCGAAATTTTAGATTTTGACAATGATGGATTTAAAATTATATCAAAAAGCTAA
- the bamA gene encoding outer membrane protein assembly factor BamA — translation MKKTIFLLAASMNLVLGVEIKSIKFEGLKQISPLVAQNMSGLKIGDTITGQNTDKAIINLFNQGYFDDIYIAENSGNITIHVKEKPIISKLDIEGVVSNDRTAMEEIIGLRPGQAYDAVALKRVKERVKQFYEVKGYFDTVVEIDQEPANEDGSSLHLSVIVNRGENIIINKVNLIGADKLDYGDIEPSVANKEREFMGWMWGFNDGKLKTPELPNDPARIKDEYMKRGYLDAKVSNPYLNAYLNNYTAELTYYISEGDKYKVTDISIEAPDELELDTTKVIKELKLEAGDTMNSEWLRRDMEVIKNIVADKGYAYVDINPQLSPNKDDKTVAINYVVIPKKQIYVRNVTISGNEKTADKVIRREMYLTEGQLYNRTDLVDSRNALRRTGYFDDVEVTETRVNDNEIDLNVAVKEAPTGSITGGIGYGSGDGLLLSAAVSDKNVFGSGMKGHISVDKSDDQLSGSIGVTNPRVFDSEYSLGGQIYARDWDWDDYEENAYGFDITLGRKLGRYTIASLTYQIEQSEIKGLDQFYAAAGYQNGKNIKSSVIPAIRFNNTDDYYIPRSGIIAGASLEYAGVGGDIEYTKAMANFDWYYGLKDIIGWDLIFRYKADVGYIFDDKEMPVNRKLFLGGMKSVRGFDSRSIPKKQICLPNKGCKYIEIGGKKSFNNSVELSMPLIERIKMRLVTFFDYGTIGDDSWNEAKRYSAGAGIEWMTPIGPLQLFWVNPLNDEPYDDTSSIEFTIGHRF, via the coding sequence ATGAAAAAAACTATATTTTTGTTGGCTGCTTCTATGAATTTAGTCCTTGGAGTAGAGATTAAATCTATTAAATTCGAAGGATTAAAGCAAATTTCTCCGTTAGTTGCTCAAAACATGTCAGGGCTTAAAATCGGAGACACAATCACTGGTCAAAATACAGATAAAGCGATAATAAATCTCTTTAATCAAGGTTATTTTGATGATATTTACATAGCAGAAAACAGCGGAAATATCACAATCCACGTAAAAGAAAAACCGATTATATCAAAGCTTGATATAGAAGGCGTTGTAAGCAACGATAGAACCGCAATGGAAGAAATCATAGGCTTAAGACCCGGTCAAGCTTATGACGCGGTTGCGCTAAAAAGAGTTAAAGAAAGAGTTAAACAATTTTACGAAGTAAAAGGCTACTTTGATACAGTTGTTGAGATAGATCAAGAACCAGCAAACGAAGATGGAAGTTCACTTCATCTAAGCGTTATCGTAAATAGAGGCGAAAATATCATCATAAATAAAGTAAATTTAATAGGTGCGGATAAGCTTGATTATGGCGACATTGAGCCATCGGTTGCAAACAAAGAAAGAGAATTTATGGGCTGGATGTGGGGCTTTAATGATGGTAAACTAAAAACTCCAGAGCTACCAAATGATCCAGCAAGAATTAAAGATGAGTATATGAAAAGAGGCTATCTTGATGCAAAAGTATCAAACCCGTATTTAAATGCTTATCTTAACAACTACACAGCCGAACTTACATACTACATAAGCGAAGGCGATAAATACAAAGTAACAGATATTAGCATAGAAGCTCCAGATGAGTTAGAGCTTGACACAACAAAAGTCATAAAAGAGTTAAAACTAGAAGCTGGCGATACTATGAATTCAGAATGGTTAAGAAGAGATATGGAAGTTATAAAAAACATAGTAGCAGACAAAGGCTATGCTTATGTTGATATAAACCCACAACTTTCGCCAAATAAAGATGATAAAACAGTAGCTATCAACTATGTTGTAATACCTAAAAAACAAATTTATGTAAGAAACGTAACCATTTCAGGCAATGAAAAAACAGCCGATAAAGTCATTAGAAGAGAGATGTATCTAACAGAGGGGCAACTATATAATAGAACTGATTTGGTTGATTCTAGAAATGCTTTAAGAAGAACTGGGTATTTTGATGATGTTGAAGTAACAGAAACTAGAGTAAATGATAACGAGATTGACTTAAACGTAGCCGTTAAAGAAGCTCCAACTGGAAGTATAACCGGCGGTATAGGATATGGAAGTGGCGATGGGCTTTTACTAAGTGCTGCAGTAAGCGATAAAAACGTTTTTGGAAGCGGTATGAAAGGGCATATTAGCGTAGATAAAAGTGATGATCAACTAAGCGGAAGCATAGGTGTAACAAACCCTCGTGTTTTTGACTCTGAGTATAGTTTAGGTGGGCAAATTTATGCTAGAGATTGGGACTGGGATGACTATGAAGAAAATGCTTACGGTTTTGATATAACTCTAGGTAGGAAACTTGGAAGATATACCATAGCTTCACTTACTTATCAAATAGAGCAGTCTGAGATAAAAGGCTTAGATCAGTTTTACGCAGCAGCTGGATATCAAAATGGCAAAAATATAAAAAGCTCAGTTATACCAGCAATTAGATTTAACAACACCGATGACTACTACATACCACGAAGCGGTATCATAGCTGGTGCAAGCCTTGAGTATGCTGGCGTTGGTGGCGATATCGAGTATACAAAAGCTATGGCGAATTTTGACTGGTATTATGGCTTGAAAGATATTATAGGTTGGGATTTAATCTTTAGATATAAAGCTGATGTTGGCTATATATTTGATGATAAAGAGATGCCGGTTAATAGAAAGTTATTTCTTGGCGGTATGAAATCGGTTCGTGGATTTGATAGCAGAAGCATACCTAAAAAGCAAATTTGCTTACCTAATAAAGGCTGCAAATACATCGAAATAGGCGGCAAAAAGAGTTTTAACAACTCTGTTGAGCTAAGTATGCCATTGATTGAGAGAATTAAAATGAGACTTGTTACCTTCTTTGACTATGGAACGATAGGCGATGATAGTTGGAATGAGGCTAAAAGATACAGCGCGGGCGCTGGTATAGAGTGGATGACGCCGATTGGACCACTTCAACTGTTTTGGGTAAATCCGCTTAATGATGAACCATACGATGATACAAGTAGTATCGAATTTACAATCGGACATAGATTTTAA
- a CDS encoding M23 family metallopeptidase — translation MRGRRGRGSGVVGIFFLAVIVVLAGCGYYLYTSKIFERNAPVINLSNQIYWNLKSSIPLIIKDDTGIKSAKVSLSDGSKKINLIDTKFDIIKPEVKLEISLPKGTLLDKSANYQLEIEANDVSKWNFFTGNKLDALINVAVDTQRPDIYVLNQSYKITRGGAAAVVFRASDEMLKELYIETNAKKQFKVTPFHKDGYYASLVAWPASEDSFSAYVIAKDMAGNENRTRIKYYLQDKKYKVSNIALNDEFLGGKITDLVNRYAQDPSQIQGVAKFKFVNETLRNQSEGAIGSKTKDVLEDSLNKFFLKPFYPLKNGQAVASFGDHRFYSMNKEPVSESWHLGLDLASIAGAPIIASNDGEVVFADEDGIYGLGVAVYHGFGLYSLYAHCSSSNVKVGDKVKAGEVIAHTGSSGLAFGDHLHFGVIIQGVEVRPEEWMDKKWMEDNIYKILENSRKSIDSRK, via the coding sequence ATGAGAGGACGAAGAGGCAGAGGAAGTGGGGTTGTAGGGATATTTTTTCTTGCAGTCATAGTTGTTTTAGCTGGTTGTGGGTATTATTTATACACATCAAAAATTTTTGAAAGAAATGCGCCGGTTATAAATTTATCTAACCAAATTTATTGGAATTTAAAATCTAGCATTCCATTAATAATAAAAGATGACACCGGAATCAAATCAGCAAAAGTAAGTTTAAGCGATGGCAGCAAAAAGATAAATTTAATAGATACTAAATTTGATATAATAAAACCAGAAGTAAAACTAGAAATTTCACTACCAAAAGGCACTTTGCTTGATAAGAGTGCTAATTATCAGCTTGAGATTGAGGCAAATGATGTAAGTAAATGGAACTTTTTTACAGGAAATAAACTAGATGCTTTGATAAATGTAGCAGTTGATACACAAAGGCCAGATATTTATGTATTAAATCAATCTTATAAAATCACAAGAGGTGGCGCTGCTGCTGTTGTTTTTAGAGCAAGCGATGAGATGTTAAAAGAGCTTTATATAGAAACTAATGCTAAAAAGCAGTTTAAAGTCACGCCATTTCATAAAGATGGCTACTACGCCTCTTTAGTAGCATGGCCAGCGAGCGAAGATAGCTTTAGCGCTTATGTTATAGCAAAAGATATGGCTGGAAATGAGAACAGAACTCGCATAAAATACTATCTTCAAGATAAAAAATACAAAGTTTCAAATATTGCTTTAAATGATGAGTTTTTAGGTGGTAAAATTACCGATTTGGTAAATCGCTACGCGCAAGATCCTAGTCAAATTCAAGGAGTTGCGAAGTTTAAATTTGTAAATGAGACTCTAAGAAATCAAAGCGAAGGAGCAATCGGCTCTAAAACAAAAGATGTTTTAGAAGATAGCTTGAATAAATTTTTCTTAAAACCATTTTATCCGCTTAAAAACGGACAAGCTGTAGCTAGCTTTGGCGATCATCGTTTTTATAGTATGAACAAAGAGCCAGTTAGCGAGTCGTGGCATTTAGGACTTGATTTAGCAAGTATAGCTGGTGCACCGATAATCGCAAGTAATGATGGCGAGGTTGTATTTGCCGATGAAGATGGAATTTATGGGCTTGGAGTCGCGGTTTATCATGGGTTTGGACTTTATAGCTTATACGCTCATTGTAGCTCTTCAAATGTAAAAGTTGGCGATAAGGTAAAAGCAGGAGAAGTCATAGCTCATACTGGAAGCTCTGGACTTGCTTTTGGTGATCATCTTCACTTTGGAGTGATAATTCAAGGTGTTGAGGTAAGACCAGAAGAGTGGATGGATAAAAAGTGGATGGAAGATAACATCTATAAAATTTTAGAAAATTCAAGAAAAAGTATAGATAGCAGGAAATAA
- the lpxC gene encoding UDP-3-O-acyl-N-acetylglucosamine deacetylase, with amino-acid sequence MKQTTIAKKVEGVGIGLHKGEPIKITLEPLEADLGIVFYRKDAGVSIKAEPGNVINTQMATVVGNKTGIYISTIEHLFSAINSYGIDNIRIVLDANEIPVMDGSAISFCMMLDEAGIKTLDSDKKAMIIKREVEVKEGDKFVRISPSKNPKFDYTIKFDHPIIGKQNYVFEFSKDGFIKEISRARTFGFLKDVQMLRANNLALGGSLENAVVIDDSRILNPEGLRFENEFVRHKILDAIGDLALIGMPILGDYTAFAGSHDLNHKLTLAILSDEKNYEIVTLNQELAKEYSKVFA; translated from the coding sequence TTGAAACAGACAACAATAGCTAAAAAGGTTGAGGGCGTTGGAATAGGACTTCATAAAGGTGAACCTATAAAAATAACGCTTGAGCCATTAGAGGCTGATTTGGGTATTGTGTTTTATCGAAAAGATGCTGGAGTTAGCATAAAAGCTGAACCAGGAAATGTCATAAATACGCAGATGGCGACTGTTGTTGGAAATAAAACTGGCATTTATATCTCTACAATCGAACATCTTTTTAGCGCGATTAACAGCTATGGCATAGATAATATAAGAATAGTTTTAGACGCAAATGAAATTCCGGTTATGGATGGAAGTGCGATAAGCTTTTGTATGATGCTTGATGAAGCTGGTATTAAAACATTAGATAGCGATAAAAAAGCTATGATTATAAAGCGTGAAGTTGAAGTAAAAGAGGGTGATAAATTTGTAAGAATCAGCCCTAGCAAGAACCCTAAATTTGACTACACTATCAAATTTGACCATCCGATAATCGGTAAGCAAAACTATGTTTTTGAGTTTTCAAAAGATGGTTTTATAAAAGAGATTTCAAGAGCTAGAACTTTTGGATTTTTAAAAGATGTTCAAATGCTAAGAGCAAACAACCTTGCACTTGGCGGAAGTTTAGAAAATGCTGTTGTTATCGATGATAGTAGAATTTTAAATCCAGAGGGCTTAAGGTTTGAAAACGAATTTGTAAGACACAAAATTCTTGATGCGATTGGGGATTTAGCTTTAATAGGAATGCCTATTTTAGGAGATTATACAGCGTTTGCTGGAAGTCATGATTTAAACCATAAACTAACTCTTGCTATTTTAAGTGATGAAAAAAACTATGAAATAGTTACCTTAAATCAAGAGTTAGCAAAAGAGTACTCAAAAGTTTTTGCTTAG